In Rutidosis leptorrhynchoides isolate AG116_Rl617_1_P2 chromosome 2, CSIRO_AGI_Rlap_v1, whole genome shotgun sequence, one genomic interval encodes:
- the LOC139891208 gene encoding probable WRKY transcription factor 20 codes for MDDHHHSSHSHSTTTTNVDTASQLSHDEDAAGTRSAIAVAGGAKYKLMSPAKLPISRSTCITIPPGLSPSSFLESPVLLTNIKAEPSPTTGSFFKSTLMQRSIGAAAFSVESSSSPRKTLDDSNSGFFEFRPHTQTTSNPHISSAGFQVSAGTNLQQGEPSGHYQNHNINPNQNQNEPRLYASPSSGNWEMSSPKEQSHTAHASISHEETNGSGKPKDLGSAIQIDRSSDDGYNWRKYGQKVVKGSEHPRSYYKCTHPNCEVKKIFERSYTGQITEIVYKGTHDHPKPQPSRRFSAGALMSIHDENPDKFQHATYQAGLSANNGQNFNSEASGTPLQSPRQANQDSTDEVDDDDDPYSKKRRTDFGTLDITPVVKPIREPRVVVQTTSEVDILDDGYRWRKYGQKVVRGNPNPRSYYKCTSAGCNVRKHVERASHDPKAVITAYEGKHNHDVPVVKNNNHDLTGSGNQRSRLEENDAICLDLVVGSRNSNQSQPPTTATLLSQVHVSNSNFRKVVHWNDVYGTRQNDVESCNNDTTTLNYTSNPYPQNLGRIVMGP; via the exons ATGGATGACCACCACCATTCTTCTCACTCTCACTCCACCACCACTACCAATGTCGACACCGCATCTCAGCTGTCTCACGACGAAGATGCCGCCGGAACCAGATCCGCTATCGCCGTTGCTGGAGGTGCTAAATACAAGCTCATGTCACCAGCTAAATTACCTATTTCTAGGTCTACTTGTATCACCATACCTCCCGGTCTGAGCCCTAGCTCGTTCCTCGAATCTCCGGTCCTATTAACTAACATTAAG GCAGAGCCATCTCCAACTACAGGTTCTTTCTTTAAGTCTACGCTGATGCAAAGGTCAATTGGTGCTGCTGCGTTCTCTGTAGAGTCAAGTTCTTCTCCCAGAAAGACATTGGATGATAGTAACTCTGGGTTCTTTGAGTTCAGACCACACACGCAAACTACATCAAATCCACATATTTCTTCTGCAGGATTTCAG GTTTCTGCAGGTACCAACCTGCAACAAGGCGAACCAAGTGGGCACTATCAAAATCATAATATAAATCCTAATCAAAATCAAAACGAGCCTCGATTGTATGCATCCCCATCTTCAGGCAACTGGGAAATGTCATCACCTAAAGAACAAAGTCATACTGCACATGCATCAATATCTCATGAAGAGACTAATGGATCAGGGAAGCCGAAAGATCTTGGGTCTGCGATTCAAATTGATAGGTCATCAGATGATGGATATAATTGGCGAAAATATGGGCAGAAAGTTGTGAAAGGAAGTGAACATCCAAGAAGTTATTACAAATGTACACATCCCAATTGTGAAGTCAAAAAGATTTTTGAACGTTCATATACTGGACAAATAACAGAGATTGTGTATAAAGGCACACATGATCATCCTAAACCTCAACCTAGCCGTCGATTTAGTGCTGGTGCTCTTATGTCTATACATGATGAAAATCCTGATAAATTCCAACATGCAACTTATCAAGCAG GCCTCTCTGCAAATAATGGCCAGAATTTTAACTCAGAGGCCAGTGGAACCCCTTTGCAATCTCCTAGACAAGCAAATCAAGACAGTACGgatgaggttgatgatgatgatgacccaTATTCGAAAAAAAG GCGAACCGATTTTGGTACCCTTGATATAACCCCAGTTGTTAAGCCTATTCGTGAACCACGTGTGGTTGTCCAAACTACCAGCGAGGTTGATATACTGGATGATGGATATCGTTGGCGTAAGTATGGCCAAAAAGTTGTCCGAGGAAACCCTAATCCCAG GAGTTATTACAAGTGTACAAGTGCTGGATGCAACGTAAGAAAACATGTAGAAAGGGCATCCCATGATCCTAAAGCGGTCATAACTGCATACGAGGGAAAACACAATCACGATGTACCTGTCGTCAAGAATAATAACCATGATCTTACAGGGTCCGGAAATCAACGGTCTAGATTGGAAGAAAACGACGCCATCTGCCTCGATCTTGTAGTCGGTAGTAGAAATTCAAATCAATCACAACCACCAACTACTGCTACCCTCCTCAGTCAAGTACACGTTTCAAATTCAAATTTCAGAAAAGTTGTCCATTGGAATGACGTATATGGGACTCGACAGAATGACGTTGAGAGCTGTAATAATGACACTACTACCCTTAACTATACTTCAAATCCGTACCCGCAAAATCTTGGAAGAATAGTAATGGGACCGTAA
- the LOC139888112 gene encoding uncharacterized protein yields the protein MSQPNNNDFFNHMLNNPIPSSNNSSSNQACNSSPSQTSFSQFAPNQNGYSNVNGNGNEKRKRVGRWDPSVIRLMVIMAKEQVIHCIVSLTNGEDSTTCTSTIHIATREFRESVEEINMENVNFTEYTKAYVIFQPYRISDHCPMVLKVPHRSEIKSKPFKFSNYVVLHDEFKSTVENGWEKEVEGHMMFRMGNIHKLVQKDRKEMDEVQSELDKFPDSIEHNERESAKLNEFNMTLLEEEKFLKQKAKVEWLRVGDSNSSYFHKVVKGRQNCSHINVVFDRNNCLMEGSDVHQVFSQHYEEFLGVAASGPDGYSSAFFKIVWDIVGYDVCSRVKDYRPISCCNVLYKCISKIITKWITSSLEDIVNENQSAFIPGRRIADNILLTQELMRNYHPDQECRDVFKADIQKAYDTVDWDFLREILVHCGKRGLRQGDPISPYLFTLVMEVLSLILQRNARQADAFRFHPRCEMLKLINNQILALMLFEEGTLPVRYLGVPLISSRLLNRDCKPLVEMVKNRIQDWKNKFLSFTGRVQLISSVLVSMQVYWYSVFIVPDNVIKDIEKMMRGFLWCQGEMKKGKTKVKWNGVCRPKNEGGLGIKRLKRWNVELMASYACRLLSYKQSLWVRWVHAYRIKDRIF from the exons ATGTCTCAACCAAACAATAACGATTTTTTCAACCATATGCTCAATAATCCAATCCCGTCATCAAACAATTCGTCATCGAATCAAGCTTGCAATTCTTCACCAAGTCAAACTAGTTTTTCACAATTCGCACCAAATCAAAACG GTTATAGTAAtgttaatggtaatggtaatgaaaaGAGAAAAAGGGTTGGAA GGTGGGACCCTTCTGTGATTCGGCTTATGGTGATTATGGcaaaggagcaagttattcattgCATCGTTTCACTAACAAATGGTG AGGACTCCACCACTTGTACTTCTACTATCCATATTGCTACAAGGGAGTTCAGAGAGAGTGTGGAAGAGATTAACATGGAGAATGTGAACTTTACTG AATACACGAAAGCATATGTGATATTTCAACCGTATAGGATTTCGGATCACTGTCCAATGGTCCTTAAAGTTCCTCATCGTAGTGAGATAAAGTCGAAACCGTTCAAGTTTAGTAATTATGTGGTTTTGCATGATGAGTTCAAGTCCACTGTGGAAAATGGGTGGGAAAAGGAGGTTGAGGGTCATATGATGTTTCGTATG GGAAACATTCATAAACTGGTTCAAAAAGATCGAAAAGAGATGGATGAAGTGCAAAGTGAGTTAGATAAATTTCCTGATTCAATTGAGCATAACGAGCGTGAAAGTGCAAAGTTAAATGAATTTAATATGACTCTTCTTGAAgaagaaaaatttcttaaacaaaagGCGAAAGTTGAATGGTTACGTGTTGGTGACTCGAATTCGAGTTACTTCCACAAAGTTGTCAAAGGGCGTCAAAACTGTAGCCATATTAATGTTGTTTTCGATCGCAATAATTGTTTGATGGAGGGGTCTGATGTCCATCAAGTGTTTTCCCAACACTATGAGGAATTTTTGGGTGTGGCTG CGTCGGGTCCTGATGGTTATTCCTCGGCATTTTTTAAAATTGTGTGGGATATTGTTGGTTACGATGTTTGTTCCAGG GTAAAAGATTATCGCCCGATATCTTGCTGTAATGTATTGTATAAGTGTATAAGCAAGATTATTACAAAATGGATTACATCTAGTTTGGAGGACATTGTAAACGAAAACCAGTCGGCGTTCATTCCGGGCAGGAGGATTGCTGATAATATTCTTTTAACTCAGGAATTGATGCGTAATTATCACCCTGATCAGGAGTGTCGAGATGTGTTTAAGGCTGATATTCAGAAGGCCTATGATACTGTTGATTGGGACTTCTTACGAGAGATTCTTGTTCACTGTG GCAAGCGAGGTCTTAGACAAGGTGATCCTATATCGCCATATTTATTCACCCTTGTTATGGAAGTTCTATCGCTTATACTTCAAAGAAATGCTAGACAAGCTGATGCTTTTAGATTTCACCCTAGGTGCGAAATGTTGAAGCTTATTAAT AATCAGATTTTAGCTTTAATGCTGTTTGAAGAAGGAACTTTACCGGTTCGTTATCTAGGTGTTCCTCTTATTTCTTCCCGTCTTTTAAACCGTGATTGCAAACCTCTAGTGGAGATGGTGAAGAACCGAATCCAAGATTGGAAGAATAAGTTCTTGTCATTTACTGGTAGGGTCCAATTAATTTCATCCGTTCTCGTATCCATGCAAGTCTATTGGTATTCGGTGTTTATTGTTCCGGATAATGTCAtaaaagatattgagaaaatgatgAGGGGTTTTCTTTGGTGCCAAGGCGAGATGAAGAAAGGCAAGACGAAAGTTAAATGGAATGGCGTTTGTCGTCCAAAAAATGAAGGCGGTCTTGGTATAAAAAGACTCAAAAGGTGGAATGTGGAGTTGATGGCTTCATATGCTTGTCGCCTTTTATCGTATAAACAATCCTTATGGGTTAGGTGGGTACATGCTTACcgtattaaggatcgaattttttaG
- the LOC139888114 gene encoding uncharacterized protein yields MHAFCALLWDNASCGGKRTDVIRVEERSIMHGTRGQRKKSQDEKELGQHHTRNLFPGKTMLEIGDSSRNVVERIFRATSTDTTRCSINIKQVFKLNNSKETLERFEKFREDVKNRAYEHYHKHPRNMVDGNEQLLFYGTKLTSCKQFGTSKLCKDSNCSICSILKSDFYTAKKKSGIWLTSNCQDIVNAYANTNANVETMSAKIAIMVCRVITGRVTDNMLDSSNYEGEYDSIGGVKSNQLFVKDPSAILPCFVIILNCKYFC; encoded by the exons ATGCATGCGTTTTGTGCTTTGTTATGGGACAACGCGAGCTGTGGGGGCAAGCGGACGGATGTGATTCGAGTTGAGGAAAGATCCATAATGCATGGAACCCGCGGTCAAAGAAAAAAGTCGCAAGATGAGAAAGAACTTGGTCAACACCACACAAGAAACTTGTTTCCCG GTAAAACAATGCTCGAGATTGGGGATTCTTCAAGAAATGTCGTTGAGAGGATCTTCAGAGCAACATCAACAGATACCACACGATGTTCGATAAACATAAAGCAAGTATTTAAGCTAAATAACTCAAAGGAAACTTTAGAAAGATTCGAGAAATTTCGAGAAGACGTCAAGAACAGAGCCTACGAACATTATCACAAACATCCAAGAAACATGGTTGACGGTAACGAGCAGTTACTGTTTTATGGTACTAAACTCACCTCGTGCAAGCAATTTGGAACATCTAAGCTTTGTAAAGACTCGAATTGCAGTATCTGCAGCATACTAAAATCAGATTTTTACACGGCAAAGAAGAAAAGTGGAATATGGTTGACCTCAAATTGTCAAGATATTGTCAACGCTTACGCAAACACAAATGCAAATGTAGAAACAATGAGTGCGAAGATTGCTATTATGGTTTGTCGAGTAATTACTGGAAGAGTTACTGATAACATGCTTGATAGTAGTAACTATGAAGGTGAATATGATTCTATAGGTGGAGTTAAATCTAACCAATTGTTTGTTAAAGACCCTAGTGCTATATTACCTTGTTTTGTTATAATTTTGAACTGCAAGTACTTCTGCTAA